The following are from one region of the Methanospirillum hungatei genome:
- a CDS encoding molybdopterin dinucleotide binding domain-containing protein, with protein MSTISINLISGRTIQQGASMEGGKETDKYMKACGIIEIDDSDFKRLGIMKNTNVRVKSEHGEVIVKAIEATQGPHPGVAFIPMGPWANSVTSPETYSTGMPTFKGVPITIEPAEKEKVLNSIELVRAKCWGDA; from the coding sequence ATGAGCACAATTTCCATCAATCTGATTTCCGGACGCACCATTCAGCAGGGTGCATCAATGGAAGGCGGGAAAGAGACTGACAAGTATATGAAAGCTTGTGGGATCATCGAGATCGATGATTCTGACTTTAAACGCCTGGGTATTATGAAAAACACCAATGTCAGAGTAAAAAGTGAACATGGGGAGGTAATAGTCAAGGCAATCGAAGCAACACAAGGTCCACATCCGGGTGTTGCCTTTATACCGATGGGACCTTGGGCAAACAGCGTAACCAGTCCTGAAACCTATAGCACCGGCATGCCCACTTTTAAGGGAGTCCCGATTACCATTGAACCAGCTGAGAAGGAAAAAGTATTAAACTCAATAGAACTTGTCCGTGCGAAATGCTGGGGTGATGCATAA
- a CDS encoding formylmethanofuran dehydrogenase subunit B: MSKTCTDVICPFCGTLCDDLIVTTDDEGKKILDVENACAIGAEKFLHSSDHSHRVTRPRKLQEDGSFKEITYDEAIEYTAQMLANAKKPSMYGWSSTNCESQSVGHEIAELCGALVDNTAAVCHGTTLVAVQNVGIPSCTLGEVKNRADRIIFWGCNPAHAHPRHMSRYSIFPRGYFTGKGQKQRKIIVVDPRPTDSASIADVHLQVEQGYDYELLQALRAAVRGQEISGDIVAGVPKEKVYEAAEMLKSGRFGVIFFGMGVTQSLGKDHNIDAAIMLTKDLNDYTKFSIIAMRGHYNVTGSGQVLGWQFGFPYSVDLSRGFARYNPGETGTIEVLKRKEIDAMFVLGSDPGAHFPMQCVKEISKLPSVAIDPHITPTTTICKVHVPVAFVGVEVGGNCYRMDNVPIEARKVVEPPEGMMTDEEFLKAVLKRVKELKAN, from the coding sequence ATGTCAAAAACATGTACTGATGTCATATGTCCTTTTTGTGGAACCCTTTGCGACGATCTTATTGTCACCACAGATGATGAAGGAAAGAAAATTTTAGATGTTGAGAATGCCTGTGCAATCGGAGCAGAGAAATTCCTTCATTCTTCTGATCATTCACACCGGGTAACCCGTCCACGAAAACTTCAGGAGGACGGATCATTTAAAGAGATCACCTACGATGAGGCAATTGAGTATACTGCACAAATGCTTGCAAATGCAAAAAAGCCATCAATGTACGGCTGGTCCTCAACAAACTGTGAATCACAGAGTGTGGGACATGAAATTGCTGAACTGTGTGGGGCACTTGTCGACAACACCGCAGCAGTCTGTCACGGAACCACCCTTGTTGCAGTTCAGAATGTTGGTATTCCCAGTTGTACCCTTGGAGAAGTCAAGAACCGTGCAGACCGTATCATCTTCTGGGGATGTAACCCGGCCCATGCCCACCCCCGTCACATGTCCCGGTATTCTATCTTCCCCCGTGGATATTTCACCGGAAAGGGTCAGAAACAGAGAAAGATTATCGTAGTGGACCCACGGCCAACCGATTCTGCAAGTATTGCGGATGTTCACCTCCAGGTAGAGCAGGGATATGACTATGAATTACTCCAGGCTCTCCGAGCAGCAGTCCGTGGACAGGAGATCAGTGGAGATATCGTTGCGGGAGTCCCGAAAGAAAAGGTCTACGAAGCAGCGGAAATGCTGAAGTCCGGTCGTTTCGGAGTCATCTTTTTCGGTATGGGTGTGACCCAGTCCCTTGGAAAGGATCATAACATCGATGCAGCCATCATGCTGACCAAAGACCTCAACGACTATACCAAGTTCTCCATCATTGCAATGCGGGGACACTACAATGTGACCGGATCAGGTCAGGTCCTCGGCTGGCAGTTCGGATTCCCCTATTCTGTCGACCTTTCCAGAGGATTTGCACGGTACAATCCAGGTGAGACAGGTACCATTGAAGTCCTGAAGAGAAAAGAGATCGACGCCATGTTTGTCCTTGGCAGTGACCCAGGTGCACACTTCCCAATGCAGTGCGTAAAAGAGATCTCAAAACTTCCCTCTGTCGCAATTGATCCGCATATCACACCAACCACCACAATATGTAAAGTTCACGTCCCGGTTGCTTTTGTCGGTGTCGAAGTAGGTGGAAACTGCTATCGTATGGACAATGTCCCAATTGAAGCAAGAAAAGTTGTTGAACCTCCGGAAGGAATGATGACTGATGAAGAGTTCCTGAAAGCAGTCTTAAAGAGGGTCAAAGAACTCAAGGCAAACTAA